Within the Medicago truncatula cultivar Jemalong A17 chromosome 4, MtrunA17r5.0-ANR, whole genome shotgun sequence genome, the region AAATATCCACTGCAATATCTAATATTATTGTGAATTGATTCACAATCTGCTTGAATTAATTGAcaaatattatcatttttaaaaaccaaTAAGGTTATCTTGAATGTATGCTTTATTCAAAACTTCTTTTAGAATTTTCTCAATCCCTTAGTCAACAATTCATCTTTAAAACCATGTGGTTTGCTCTATTGTGCTCAGTTGACGTTTGGAAAGCCTTGGGTTTATACCATGCAATTCGGTGGATACATGATCTTTAGTTTGTGGATGTTGATTCGAAAATAGTAgctaattattttaagaaaggTCGAGGAGATATAACCAAATTTGCTTCCATTAAGGATAGTAGTGTCCAATTATGTAATTTCTATTTAACAAACTCTCATGTGGAGTTTATTGGGAGACAAACAAATGAGGTTGCCCATGAATTAGCCAAGGCAACCACATCCATTCCTAGCTTCCGTATCTTTTATGAGATTCCAACATGTATTACTGATttaattttgggttaaatatgtttttgattcctataaatatgtcaattttttgttttagtccttataattatttttttcaacttttagtccctaaaaagtTTCCCATCTTCACTTCtggtccctcctttaaagtaaactcatatgtaaaattcatattcttgaataaaaaatttctgaaaaaattcataatattataagaatctctcccaaagaaagttaattttttttaacaaagcaagaatttaatatgaatttttatattttttacggttaaaaattcatatttaatttgtattaagttaaaaaaattcttttttttattttttacaatattctacacatttctgcacaattttattaaaaaaaaaaaatacaaaattaacttaaaagtagtgattgaaaattttatagggactaaaaattgaagaaaaattttagaggggctaaaatgaaaatttggtatatttatgatgaccaaaaacatatttaacaaaaaaaaaggcctaaaatcaatattttctatattttcacAGACAAGAAACTTATTTTTTCGTAGTTTAAGATTCTTCCATGTTAGACGTGCGGTCAACCAAACTGCTCATCTGATcatcaaacacaaaaacaaccttattagctttcagccaccacAAAGAATGATACTTTACTTTATCTAATAATTGAACTAATGAACTTTCtttttgcttaaatatcttgttatttctttcattccagaTAACCCACATCGTCAGTAACCAAATAAGCTGAAGAAATGATCTCCTTGCTTTCAAACCACCTGTGTAAAATGCAAAATGTGCACAATGATTTGAAATATCACAATGATCAACACCATCAAAGCCTATCCAAGACCTCACCAACGACCATAAAGAACCAAAGAAGCtgcaagacaaaaataaatgtcgAGCATCTTCCAATAAACCACATCCTGACACACATAAACATGCCTCTGAATTCAATATACCACGATATGCTAAATTAGACTTTGTAGGAAGTCTATCTCGAATCAACCTCCAAGCAAAAATAGACACCTTAAGGGGAACCTGTTTGTGCCAAACCAATTCTTCACAAAGACTATCCTGCTGCTCCTTTTGATTAGTAAGCAAAGCATATGCTCCACGAACTGTGTACCCTTGACTAGGGTCCGGTTGCCACTGCCACACATCATAAGAAAGAGGCTGCAATGAAACATTAACAAGTAATAACCTACACTCCGCAAGAAgctcctcctcccacacccacaaTCTTCGACGCCACTGCCATCCCCCTCCCTCCTCCCCCATCCTAAAGAGAACATCTCTTTAACACTAATGGATTTATTTAAAGCTAAATCAAATAACCTTCTAAATCCAATCCTGAAAGGGACATCTCCACACCACCGCTCATGCCAAAACAAAGTATCCTCCCCATCACCCACACACCTAACCACACAACCCTCAAACCATCCAACACCGCCCCCACCCTCCCCTCCTCTAATCCTACCAACCTCCTTCCACCAAAAAGAACCACTCCGGCCCCATCCTCCAACCTCCCATCCCTAACACCATATCTACCAACCAACACCCGATACCACAACCCTCCTCGATCAACAAGtaacctccaacaccacttccctaaCAACGCCtcattaaactccctcaacTGCCTAACTCCTAAACCACCATACTCCTTTCTCATACAAATTCTCTGCCAACCCACCCAAGATATTTTTCTATGATCCTCACcacccccccccaaaaaaaaaattttttttttagataaaatagaTTTTATGGAAGAGATTGTACCTGCTGGAgcctttgaagaaggaaagagcatagacagATAGCGCAGTCAAGACAGACTTTAAAAGAATCAAGCGACCTCCAAAAGAAAGAAACCGACTTTGCCAACTAGACAGTCTAGATTTTATACGGTTAACCACAGGTTCCCAAAAAGACAGACGACACGGGTTTCCACCTATCCGCAATCCCAAATAAGTAAAGGGCAAAGTACAAACCTTACAATTCAACAACGACGCTGCTTCCGTTAACCAAGAGTCAAAAACATTTACACTAACCAACAAACTTTTatggaaatttatttttaaccCAGATACCGCCTCAAAAAGAATTAAAGCCGCCCGCAATGCTCGGACATTCGCCCAACTTTTCTCACCCAAAAGTAAAGTGTCATCTGCAAACTGAAGATGCGATACAACCACCTCATTATCATACCCAACACTATAACCTCTAAACAAATTTGCATCAATCATAGCCTTCATCATAACATGCAGCCCCTTTGCAgccagtaaaaataaaaaaggggaaAGGGGGTCTCCCTGACGCAAACCTCTACCCAAAGGAAACTCATCCTTTGGGCTACCATTAACCAAAACGGGTAACACATTCTTTAATCCATTTTCTCCATAATGTCGGAAAACCCATTTTAGCCATCACCGCATCTAAATAACCCCAATCAACAGAATCGTACGCTTTCTCAAAATCCACCTTAAACATCAAcaattcctttttatttttacgagCCTCATCCACTACCTCATTCGCAATCAGAATTCCATCTAAAATTTGTCTATTCTTAACAAACGCGGTCTGAACATCTGAAATGACACTACCAATAACCTGCCTCAACCTATTAGCCAACAATTTAGCCAGAATCTTATACAAACTTCCAACCAAAGAGATAGGACGAAAATCACTTAAAGTTTGAGGAGAATCTACCTCAGGAATTAGAGCTATAAAAGTATACCTTTGGTTAACTTACCATTCCTATAAAATTCACCAACAAAACGCATCACATCATCTTTCACCTCAAGCCAGAATTCcttgaaaaaaccaaaatttataCCATCCGGGCCTGGACTCTTAAAACTGTCACAATCCCAAATAGCTGCTTTCACCTCCTCAACTGAAAAAGGCTTAATAAGACCGCACCCTTCAACAAAAGACAACCCCCGAAACTGTAAACCATCCACCGTCGGCCTCTGCACTCTATCCGCCTGGAAGTGACTCGCAAAATGAGAAAACACAGCTTGACGAACTGCTGCACACCTTCTACCGCAACTCCATTCACATTGATTGACACCAAAGAGTTTCTACGCTTCCGACTACCCAAAATTGAGTGAAAATATTTCAAGTTAGCATCACCTTCTCGAAGCCACTTAAGTCTTGACTGCTGCCAGCAGATACTAGTATTAAGACGGGACAAAGAATGGATATCTGACGTAATACTACGTAACTCCTCTATCTCTTCTTCAACCAGATCCTCCTCTTCCCCCCTTCCATCAAAAACAGCTTGCCTTTCCTTCAAGGATTTAATATTTTCAGAATTTGACTATTATTTTTCCGACCCTATgtctttcctcgcgcgccctatttttttttcaattttacctgTGGTTcggatttcgttttccggattgcattgttagaattttgcagatgttttcggatttgaaaatccagaataatgttttaccagaacttttgcaattttaatcttcaaaattcgtaaaataaaataaaaaacagaaataaaaagacacaatcataaaaacaactcattttattaatatacgaacaatacattacaataattttcaagttttttaagcttattacataagatgcTAAATCTATTTTTACTCTTAACTTATTACATAAGCAATATCGGTGTTGGTGTTGGTGGGGAAAGAAGATGGTGGGGAAGAAGAAACCAATGCTGCCTGATAGGACATACCACTAGCTTTGGTGTTGGTGGGAAGACATAGGGGGCACATGGCCTCTAGGGAACAAGAGACCATGATGGTCAACATGACACCTAGGCAAACCAACCTCACATCCAGACTGACCCCTTCCCTATTGACCGATCATATGACACCTGATGGATTTCCAAAGAGCCCTCtttctatgaaaggccaacgatggaaaCACATCGTTGTAGAggagaagaggagaaagaagaaggtaTTCAAATGTTTGAGGAAATGAACCATGTTTATAGCGGAGGGGATTAAAAAAAACGTGGGGAAGCCATCAATTTCAGTCAAAAAACATATAGAAACACGTTTTTCAACTTGACCAACGTCCAAAACGTTTTCTttgtggtgcagaccaccggcCAAAATCTTCTGGTGTAATCCAGAATACACATATATTTCGTAATATATATTCCAGAAACATACGATGTTGGGGGTGAACAAAGGGAAACTTGAGACTTTGAGTATTGTGAGGGttggttcggattttagaatccggATTTATTCAACATTGGATTCTTTTTTGTGTCCCACATTGCACCGACAATTTTTTGTGGTCCACAACGCCCAcatacctctataaataggggtcTCTGTTTTCATTACAAGTAAACTACATCagacaaaaaaaacatggaattcCTTGGCTTTGATCCGAACACCAAGCTAGCGACAATCTACTACAACGGTGTAACATCACCCCATCTGTTTAGGATTCGAGACGATGTCACCCTCTCCAAGCTGAAGGATGAGCTGAATCAAATCAACCGTCAACTCAACCACAAAGACACGAGGAGGGTGGTCGGAGTTGAATATCGATGTCCGTTGTTCGACTCAACCGGATCTCTTCGCTTCAGCCGGATGAAACTCAAGAACGACGACGACGTGCGAACCATGTTCTATGTCTTTGGTTAGCACAGTACAAGAGGACCAATCGAGTTGGACGCTTCGTTGGTTAGATATACTTAACAAATTCTGAAAAGTTTGCACCGGACCAGGAACTACGATGAGATCCGGGCTCTGCTTGAGGGACCAGAGGAGGAAGAAGTTAGTTTAGATGATCCGTGATCATGTGCTATGTTTTACTTAATCgcgtgttttatgttgttttaattgaGTATTAgttatgtgttgttgaattaagttgttgcattatgtttttaataatatatattatttaaactttcattatgttttaatttacgtCAAAAGTATTCATTTAATCGATAAAATAACCAAAGATATACTTTTCGGATTACGAAATCCGGATTGACCTAGGGCGTAAGTGTGTTCCGGAAAACGAAATTCGGAATACCTCAGCATAGGATTCTTTTGTATGGACCAAATTGCACCAGGAGTTTATGCGGTCCACAACATCCAAGGACCTCTATAAATACATCCTCTCCGGTTTTCAGCTTCAATACCatcaaaacacacaaacacaccaaagaaaaccatttaaatttttgtcattaagtTGAGGATCTTTCTCATGTGGTCGCAAATAGATTAGTTAGTTCTCTATTTGACTGCATGATGAAGATCCTCAACATGCggtcaaaaatacaaacaacCACACCAAAGAGACCAGAccaaatttttgtcattgtgctgaggatctttctcatgttgttttaaatatatagatcTCTATATAATAACATGATGAAGATCCTCAACATgctgtaaaaaatatat harbors:
- the LOC112420923 gene encoding uncharacterized protein; this translates as MGEEGGGWQWRRRLWVWEEELLAECRLLLVNVSLQPLSYDVWQWQPDPSQGYTVRGAYALLTNQKEQQDSLCEELVWHKQVPLKVSIFAWRLIRDRLPTKSNLAYRGILNSEACLCVSGCGLLEDARHLFLSCSFFGSLWSLVRSWIGFDGVDHCDISNHCAHFAFYTGGLKARRSFLQLIWLLTMWVIWNERNNKIFKQKESSLVQLLDKVKYHSLWWLKANKVVFVFDDQMSSLVDRTSNMEES